A region of Pempheris klunzingeri isolate RE-2024b chromosome 15, fPemKlu1.hap1, whole genome shotgun sequence DNA encodes the following proteins:
- the glmna gene encoding glomulin, FKBP associated protein a, producing the protein MAGMALEQLSEVVQRCQALPDDSYATEDHDVFTVAGRTCIEEGNCAQVLSIVLDEKNQDIVRCMGWNLLPPLIQVLLKKEDKNLSQCLAVFNHLLQTCRPKELLIGLLEQLEHDDPDTIAESLHLLLNPLQKVLLCLGSRKASSLGMTLSSVLDQVAKLPLPHTKEQEEDDVFSLCRCCTHLTDFVRPFVHEAEQNVLNSKAQNESANKTAGERNSGKEDELRTELLKFCMKTLSHPLLEVQLKDPDTLAVSPLRNFATEILNILSAVGESLPSLVYQPLLKRKQVPGFLEEEVRYPKESLASLAHLVFVHHLAADTFPTVFSAVFCLRCNMEHISLLLSRTEESRIQKGLELYEKSLVRVEDGSLPADLLEIKTFLTVPQNLVKVMTICPRQDLRTRGLKVFQLSIDKFDTEAKYKFFQYMLNISNHSGVEGYVIKNIKNQINIALQPGKSNSWFEGVHLLPLLRKVLSLPDGPETDLLQYLDRIMESLNLLRYLVIRDKVTENQTGIWTELYKIEDTFLKPLRVGVNMSRAHYERELHNTMETKKSKAKEESVLSVSAGGEKLPNMTSESQIQALHSALHTFDMIESVLVRIEELTEVKESL; encoded by the exons ATGGCAGGGATGGCTCTGGAGCAGCTCAGTGAAGTGGTCCAGAGATGT CAAGCCCTCCCCGATGACAGCTACGCCACTGAGGACCACGACGTCTTCACAGTTGCTGGGCGGACGTGCATCGAGGAGGGAAACTGTGCCCAGGTCCTCAGTATTGTCCTGGATGAAAAGAATCAG GACATAGTAAGATGTATGGGCTGGAATCTGCTGCCCCCCCTTATTCAGGTTCTGCTGAAGAAAGAGGATAAGAACCTGTCTCAGTGCCTGGCTGTTTTCAACCACCTGCTACAG ACCTGCAGACCCAAAGAGCTGCTGATTGGCttgctggagcagctggagcacGATGACCCTGATACTATAGCAGAGAGCCTCCATCTGCTGTTGAACCCTCTACAGAAAG tgctgctgtgccTGGGCAGCCGCAAGGCGTCATCGTTGGGCATGACCCTGTCGTCTGTGCTGGACCAGGTGGCCAAACTGCCTCTACCTCACACCAAGGAGCAAGAGGAGGACGACGTCTTCTCGCTTTGTCGGTGCTGCACCCACCTGACAGACTTTGTCAGACCTTTTGTCCACGAGGCTGAGCAAAACGTCCTGAACAGTAAGGCACAAAATGAGAGCGCAAACAAGACGGCGGGTGAACGGAACAGTGGCAAAGAAGACGAGCTGCGGACAGAACTGCTAAAGTT ctgtATGAAGACTCTGAGTCACCCTCTGCTGGAGGTACAACTCAAGGATCCCGACACTCTGGCTGTGTCTCCCCTCAGGAATTTTGCCACCGAGATTTTG AACATCCTCAGTGCTGTCGGAGAGTCCCTCCCCAGTCTTGTGTACCAGCCTCTGTTGAAGAGAAAGCAGGTTCCAGGCtttctggaggaggaggtgcgTTATCCTAAAGAGTCTTTGGCCAGCCTGGCTCACCTGGTGTTTGTCCATCACCTGGCTGCAGACACATTCCCCACTGTTTTCAG cGCCGTGTTCTGTCTGCGGTGTAATATGGAGCACATCAGCCTCCTCTTGTCCAG AACGGAGGAGTCCAGGATTCAGAAAGGACTG GAGCTGTATGAGAAGAGTCTGGTACGGGTGGAGGATGGCAGCCTGCCTGCAGATCTGCTGGAGATCAAAACCTTCCTGACAGTCCCTCAG aactTGGTGAAGGTCATGACGATATGTCCAAGGCAAGATCTG AGAACCAGAGGTCTGAAGGTGTTCCAGCTGAGTATTGATAAGTTTGACACCGAAGCCAAGTACAAATTTTTCCA GTACATGCTGAACATCAGTAACCACTCGGGAGTCGAAGGCTACGTCATCAAAAACATCAAGAATCAGATCAACATTGCCCTGCAG CCAGGAAAGAGTAACAGCTGGTTTGAGGGAGTccacctgctgcctctgctgcgtAAAGTTCTCAGTCTGCCAGACGGCCCAGAGACCGACCTGCTGCAGTACCTGGACAG AATCATGGAGTCTCTGAACCTGCTGCGTTACCTCGTCATCAGAGACAAAGTGACGGAGAACCAG ACGGGGATCTGGACGGAGCTGTATAAAATAGAGGACACGTTCCTGAAGCCGCTACGTGTTGGCGTGAACATGTCGAGAGCTCACTACGAGAGGGAGCTCCACAACACCATGGAGACCAAGAAGAGCAAGGCCAAAG AGGAGTCGgtgctctctgtgtctgcaggcgGCGAGAAGCTGCCAAACATGACATCAGAGTCACAGATTCAG GCTCTGCACTCAGCCCTGCACACGTTTGACATGATCGAGAGCGTGTTGGTGCGGATAGAAGAACTCACAGAGGTGAAGGAGAGTCTTTAG